A genomic window from Leisingera daeponensis DSM 23529 includes:
- a CDS encoding DUF2493 domain-containing protein produces the protein MPHQTDTQEETGATSAILDHLALHGATPGPGETDHRPLPQPDEVELAMATLFDTTTGLLTGSQLEDNLEEMLWSLTSIFHRRLIHIQKLLDDNEFEVRESLGVQDGSEVASVELERLLMIGLKLWDHRDAFEQMRDLAVDHFSAATGSPWLPRTGSKVSHRGLTSAVVDSRAYLSAKRRKETEVHCPEGTRIAFSGGDYQAYDLIWSVLDATHTKYPDMVLLHGGTPKGAEMIAARWADTRGVTQVVFKPDWKSHGKAAPFKRNDKMLETMPQGLIATPGSGITENIVDKARKLGIRIKRIGA, from the coding sequence ATGCCCCATCAAACAGACACTCAAGAGGAGACCGGTGCAACCTCCGCCATCCTCGACCACCTTGCACTTCATGGCGCAACACCGGGTCCCGGCGAGACCGATCATCGCCCCCTGCCCCAGCCCGACGAGGTCGAGCTCGCCATGGCGACGCTTTTCGACACCACCACCGGCCTCCTCACCGGCAGCCAGTTGGAAGACAATCTCGAAGAGATGCTCTGGTCCCTCACCTCGATCTTCCATCGCCGGCTCATCCATATCCAGAAGCTTCTCGACGACAATGAATTCGAGGTCCGGGAAAGTCTGGGCGTACAGGACGGCTCCGAGGTCGCCTCGGTCGAGCTCGAGCGCCTCCTGATGATCGGGCTCAAGCTCTGGGACCATCGCGACGCTTTTGAGCAGATGCGGGATCTGGCGGTAGACCACTTCTCGGCCGCCACAGGTTCACCCTGGCTGCCGCGCACTGGTTCCAAGGTCTCGCATCGCGGGCTCACCTCCGCCGTGGTGGACAGCCGGGCCTATCTCTCAGCCAAGCGGCGCAAGGAGACCGAGGTGCACTGCCCCGAAGGCACGCGGATTGCTTTCTCGGGCGGGGACTATCAGGCCTATGATCTGATCTGGTCCGTCCTCGACGCCACGCACACCAAGTATCCCGATATGGTGCTGCTGCATGGCGGCACGCCCAAAGGCGCTGAGATGATCGCGGCCCGCTGGGCAGATACCCGTGGCGTCACCCAAGTGGTCTTTAAACCCGACTGGAAGAGCCACGGCAAGGCCGCCCCCTTCAAGCGCAACGACAAGATGCTCGAAACTATGCCGCAGGGTCTGATCGCGACACCTGGTTCAGGGATCACCGAGAACATCGTCGACAAGGCCCGCAAGCTAGGCATCCGCATCAAGAGGATCGGGGCTTAG
- a CDS encoding DUF7146 domain-containing protein encodes MSARRSIADLSADLADRAESFCRQYFPEGRKQGNYWQIGDTSGAKGQSLAIRLQAQGGRKAGSWNDYATGEYGDLIDLLHERLASVTLKETLREARSFLGEAPCPAAPRETQWAERPDAASSRRIARARKLFAAGKPVLGTLAATYLQGRGITRLGPALRYHPRVFLRQGEDDPDPPQRAPALLAKITDNRGQITGCARVYLDPSTGGLAAIESPKRILGQLHGHAIRFWSGTARSDLIVGEGLENTLSVGTALPEFDLASCLTTTHLGLFIPPPGIKRIWIARDNDEAGRNASTRLRNQLESLIITCGELVPSMGDFNDDLRAFGRDALRRSLLGAMKAQGLEIEDG; translated from the coding sequence ATGAGCGCGCGGCGCAGCATCGCAGATCTCTCGGCCGATCTCGCTGATCGCGCCGAGAGTTTCTGCCGCCAGTACTTCCCCGAGGGGCGCAAGCAGGGCAATTATTGGCAGATTGGCGATACTTCGGGCGCCAAAGGGCAGAGTCTCGCGATCCGGCTCCAGGCGCAAGGTGGGCGCAAGGCTGGGTCCTGGAACGACTATGCGACGGGTGAATATGGCGATCTGATCGACCTGCTGCATGAGCGACTTGCGTCGGTCACGCTGAAGGAAACGCTGAGGGAGGCTCGGTCCTTTCTCGGCGAGGCCCCCTGCCCTGCCGCACCTCGTGAGACCCAATGGGCTGAGCGCCCGGATGCAGCCTCCAGCAGACGCATCGCGCGGGCGCGGAAACTTTTCGCCGCTGGCAAGCCGGTGCTTGGCACCCTGGCCGCCACCTATCTGCAGGGGCGCGGCATCACACGGCTGGGTCCGGCACTCCGCTATCACCCGAGGGTCTTCCTGCGGCAGGGCGAGGACGATCCCGATCCGCCGCAAAGGGCCCCTGCCCTGCTCGCGAAGATCACCGACAATCGGGGCCAGATCACCGGATGCGCAAGGGTCTATCTCGACCCGTCCACCGGCGGTTTGGCCGCGATCGAGAGCCCGAAACGGATCCTGGGGCAGCTGCACGGCCATGCCATCCGCTTCTGGTCCGGCACCGCTCGCTCTGATCTCATCGTCGGCGAAGGTCTCGAGAACACCCTCTCGGTCGGCACGGCGCTCCCTGAGTTCGACCTCGCCTCCTGTCTCACCACCACCCATCTCGGCCTCTTCATTCCGCCGCCGGGGATCAAGCGCATCTGGATCGCGCGGGACAATGACGAAGCTGGACGCAATGCATCAACAAGATTGCGTAACCAACTGGAATCGCTTATAATTACCTGTGGAGAACTCGTGCCAAGCATGGGCGATTTCAACGACGATCTGCGGGCATTTGGCAGAGATGCGCTGCGCCGTTCCCTGTTAGGGGCCATGAAAGCACAAGGTCTGGAGATCGAGGACGGCTGA